One Myxococcales bacterium genomic region harbors:
- a CDS encoding ATP-dependent Clp protease adaptor ClpS: protein MSFLQRAAQALSRVFPKHVRVLSLDLEAYPLATDTQVVMTLAQQDALVYGHLNATPERTLLAALENDLLVQKLAERPAFGLEPMREALLLALARPDVVAEARAKEPSPRNAHVLAHALERMRRHLRSTITLGDLLAAIASTEGEASRLLAPLSLDFAAFDSKLVEPLAPAAAADDARVSVWVLDDTTSRMDDVMRILEQGFRIPVRRAWHVMMTTHHEGQARVGTYPRAEAEAHLARAKSHADARKTPLRFHVGKA from the coding sequence ATGAGCTTCCTCCAGCGCGCCGCGCAGGCCCTCTCGCGGGTGTTCCCGAAGCACGTTCGCGTGCTCTCGCTCGACCTCGAGGCCTACCCCCTCGCGACGGACACGCAGGTGGTCATGACCCTCGCGCAGCAAGACGCGCTCGTCTACGGGCACCTCAACGCCACCCCGGAGCGAACCCTCCTCGCCGCGCTCGAGAACGACCTGCTCGTACAGAAGCTCGCCGAGCGCCCCGCGTTCGGGCTCGAGCCGATGAGGGAGGCGCTGCTGCTCGCCCTCGCGCGGCCCGACGTGGTCGCGGAGGCACGGGCAAAGGAGCCCTCTCCCCGAAACGCCCACGTGCTCGCGCACGCCCTCGAGCGCATGCGCCGTCACCTCCGCTCGACGATCACCTTGGGCGATCTCCTCGCCGCGATCGCGTCGACGGAGGGAGAGGCATCCCGCTTGCTCGCGCCGCTCTCGCTCGACTTCGCCGCCTTCGACTCGAAGCTCGTGGAGCCGCTCGCTCCGGCGGCGGCCGCGGACGACGCGCGTGTGTCGGTGTGGGTGCTCGACGACACCACCTCACGGATGGACGACGTCATGCGCATCCTCGAGCAAGGCTTCCGGATCCCGGTCCGCCGGGCTTGGCACGTCATGATGACGACCCACCACGAGGGCCAAGCCAGGGTGGGCACCTACCCGCGCGCCGAAGCCGAGGCCCACCTCGCCCGCGCGAAGAGCCACGCCGACGCGCGAAAGACCCCGCTCCGTTTCCACGTGGGGAAGGCGTAG
- a CDS encoding HEAT repeat domain-containing protein yields the protein MSTLSEAIDEATRPEEDDDAYWAAVEGLRKEGPSEAWRLVTPLALDPRPEVRALVPDVMRYFSPHPLRDEVVGRLATMLEIERAPIVLRSIAMAFVDLHHPRAAELLPPLLESADPRVRGAAVHGLLSVPNATPTDCFVRSSSDEDDDVRNWATFGLRVLMGAVDDPDARDTPEIRAALVARLDDEVAEVRAEAILALATRRDARALPRLMHELREWPEWNHCIEAAEHFANPALHPLLLSLAREWPEEAAALAPAIRACAPPAGNGEA from the coding sequence ATGTCCACGTTGTCCGAAGCCATCGACGAAGCGACGCGCCCCGAGGAGGACGATGACGCCTATTGGGCCGCTGTCGAAGGGCTCCGAAAGGAGGGCCCCTCGGAGGCGTGGCGCCTCGTAACCCCGCTGGCGCTCGACCCTCGGCCCGAGGTGCGTGCGCTCGTCCCGGACGTCATGCGGTACTTCTCTCCTCACCCGTTGCGCGACGAGGTCGTCGGGCGGCTGGCGACGATGCTCGAGATCGAGAGGGCGCCGATCGTGCTCCGCTCGATCGCGATGGCGTTCGTCGACCTTCATCACCCGCGCGCCGCCGAGCTCCTCCCTCCGTTACTCGAGAGCGCAGACCCGCGTGTCCGGGGGGCCGCCGTGCACGGGCTTTTGTCCGTCCCGAACGCTACCCCCACGGACTGCTTCGTTCGCTCTTCGTCCGATGAAGACGATGACGTGCGGAATTGGGCGACGTTCGGGCTTCGGGTGCTCATGGGAGCCGTCGATGACCCCGACGCGCGCGACACCCCCGAGATCCGGGCCGCTCTCGTGGCCCGCCTGGACGACGAGGTCGCCGAGGTTCGTGCCGAGGCCATCCTCGCGCTGGCGACGCGGCGAGATGCGAGGGCGCTGCCTCGCCTGATGCACGAGCTTCGTGAGTGGCCGGAGTGGAATCATTGCATCGAGGCCGCAGAGCACTTCGCGAACCCAGCGCTGCATCCCTTGCTCCTTTCTCTGGCGCGCGAGTGGCCGGAGGAGGCTGCGGCGCTCGCACCTGCGATTCGGGCGTGCGCCCCGCCGGCCGGAAACGGTGAAGCGTAG
- a CDS encoding transposase, whose protein sequence is MSNPRRIVPGTTYLVTRRTTRRYFLLNPDKRRMLLAFYWYATAVLAAEFGIEIHAVQMLSNHLHEVLTDTRGELPKFLSQRNRLLANAIKVLRGWPEEVFSREGASVVALYGEDAVLQKIGYTLANVVEAGLVSSPEDWPGVTLAATDIGTRTFRVARPEVYFDAENTRWPAMAEIAITVPRSLEASSGHEGARERIVSAVNAAVEKARTVARKAGKFVRSLEWIFAVPHTTRASSFEKEGARNPSFAAGGTSRWPCAR, encoded by the coding sequence ATGTCCAACCCTCGTCGCATCGTTCCGGGCACCACCTACCTCGTCACGCGCAGGACCACGCGCCGCTACTTCCTCTTGAACCCGGACAAGCGGCGCATGCTGCTCGCGTTCTACTGGTACGCGACCGCCGTGCTCGCCGCAGAGTTTGGCATCGAGATCCATGCGGTGCAGATGCTCTCGAACCACCTTCACGAGGTGCTGACCGACACTCGCGGCGAGCTGCCAAAATTCCTTTCGCAGAGAAATCGCCTGCTCGCGAATGCCATCAAGGTGCTTCGCGGATGGCCGGAGGAGGTCTTCTCGCGCGAAGGAGCGAGCGTCGTCGCGCTCTATGGCGAAGACGCTGTGCTGCAGAAGATCGGCTACACGCTCGCGAACGTGGTCGAAGCGGGCCTCGTCTCGAGCCCCGAGGATTGGCCGGGTGTGACGCTCGCGGCGACCGACATCGGCACGCGCACGTTCCGTGTGGCGCGGCCCGAGGTGTACTTCGACGCGGAGAACACGCGTTGGCCTGCCATGGCCGAGATCGCGATCACCGTGCCGCGGTCGCTCGAGGCGAGCTCCGGTCACGAAGGGGCGCGGGAGCGCATCGTCTCTGCGGTGAACGCGGCGGTCGAGAAGGCGCGCACCGTGGCGCGGAAGGCGGGCAAGTTCGTGCGCTCGCTCGAGTGGATTTTCGCGGTGCCGCATACGACGCGTGCGTCGTCGTTCGAGAAGGAAGGGGCGCGGAACCCGAGCTTCGCGGCTGGGGGAACGTCGAGATGGCCGTGCGCGCGATGA
- a CDS encoding N-formylglutamate amidohydrolase — protein sequence MFRRGALSWGLAIAAAACSGVVVEPGPSPSESPAVAPREDASPGDGQVRDVATSLADAGPSDAASDARPGDTCDAAADASPPAYVSGQSYFDTSGNGWLEYIAGDLPIVLSVPHDGTLEPATVMDRAANPACPADITTARDTNAAPLGRKMQSAFVARYGGRPHLVVAHISRKKVDLNRDALGVDEAACGEPRMHKVWDEFHGFIEAAIAAEVARFGHVLYIDVHAHGHAKESLELGYLYGAGTLRSFASNPAFTSGVASSLANLPKHRTGLVTTRELLYGATAFGTLVSERGLPSVPSQADPAPLVGDAYFNGGYNTVRYTGASHPATFGWQIEANPASRSTDAVRTASATAMVDAAIGFLFHHHGTFTGASTWRVPSPLP from the coding sequence ATGTTTCGCCGAGGCGCTCTTTCATGGGGGCTCGCGATCGCGGCGGCGGCCTGCTCCGGCGTGGTGGTCGAGCCAGGCCCCTCTCCGTCCGAGTCACCCGCCGTCGCGCCGCGCGAGGATGCGAGCCCCGGCGATGGCCAGGTGCGGGACGTCGCGACGAGCCTCGCCGACGCAGGCCCCTCGGACGCCGCCTCCGACGCGCGCCCGGGCGACACGTGCGACGCCGCGGCCGATGCCTCCCCTCCGGCGTACGTCTCGGGCCAGTCGTACTTCGACACCAGCGGCAACGGCTGGCTCGAGTACATCGCGGGAGATTTGCCGATCGTCCTCAGCGTGCCTCACGATGGCACGCTGGAGCCCGCGACCGTCATGGACCGCGCGGCCAACCCCGCATGCCCCGCCGACATCACGACCGCTCGCGACACGAACGCCGCGCCGCTGGGCCGAAAGATGCAGTCCGCGTTCGTCGCGCGGTACGGGGGGCGTCCCCACCTCGTCGTCGCGCACATCTCGCGCAAGAAGGTCGACCTCAATCGTGACGCGCTCGGCGTCGACGAGGCGGCGTGCGGCGAGCCGCGCATGCACAAGGTGTGGGACGAGTTCCACGGCTTCATCGAGGCGGCCATCGCGGCCGAGGTCGCTCGCTTCGGGCACGTGCTCTACATCGACGTGCACGCGCACGGTCACGCGAAGGAGAGCCTCGAGCTCGGGTACTTGTACGGCGCCGGCACCCTCCGGAGCTTCGCGAGCAACCCAGCGTTCACGAGCGGAGTGGCCTCTTCGCTCGCCAATCTTCCGAAGCATCGCACCGGCCTCGTCACGACGCGCGAGCTGCTCTATGGCGCTACCGCGTTCGGCACCCTCGTGAGCGAGCGCGGCCTACCCTCCGTGCCCAGCCAAGCGGATCCGGCGCCGCTCGTGGGGGACGCGTACTTCAACGGTGGCTACAACACGGTCCGCTACACCGGAGCCTCCCACCCGGCCACGTTCGGCTGGCAGATCGAGGCGAACCCGGCGTCGCGCAGCACCGACGCGGTCCGCACGGCGTCGGCCACGGCGATGGTCGACGCCGCGATCGGGTTCCTGTTCCATCACCACGGGACGTTCACGGGCGCATCGACGTGGAGAGTCCCGTCGCCGTTGCCGTGA
- a CDS encoding ferritin-like domain-containing protein — protein sequence MPSKTLSCVALAFTLVAAPRLARAETPTPLVGGIVSLHMFDEWAISVGPEVIVRVHLSDAAMLPGLGGFVTPRVVFPFSHEPQLFGAAGVSAAFLSGEAKVGWALRTGSEERSTSSGFLGGIGHGFPAPIGSSSRSAGVMPFVGITLFAPLTGGERRHRFSMSVDIGVRYLPEGFQAFPPNVIEGRPLRGGEGTEPELTPVADGAPLAARRWLAAARDEHASIATFGRLALELLDLGAEADLVRRAHAAALDEIRHAEACLRLASRHGAGQVTIARMPGVATVARTASWLTIAREGLVDGAINEGVAAARLRARARAAASAEERAILTRIARDEARHARLGLDLVRDALRADPSSVRPWLEGLLAASTPEDERRGSRASAPLVRVRARALTAVRTMVRETTGTAQAA from the coding sequence ATGCCTTCCAAGACCCTCTCGTGCGTCGCGCTCGCCTTCACCTTGGTCGCCGCCCCTCGCCTCGCCCGCGCCGAGACACCCACGCCGCTGGTGGGCGGGATCGTGTCGCTCCACATGTTCGACGAATGGGCTATCTCGGTCGGCCCAGAGGTGATCGTCCGCGTCCACCTCTCCGACGCAGCGATGCTGCCCGGGCTCGGAGGCTTCGTCACGCCACGCGTCGTCTTCCCCTTCTCCCACGAGCCGCAGCTCTTCGGCGCGGCGGGCGTGTCGGCGGCCTTTCTCTCGGGAGAGGCCAAGGTCGGCTGGGCCCTGCGGACCGGCTCGGAGGAGCGGAGCACGAGCTCGGGGTTCCTTGGCGGCATCGGGCACGGCTTCCCCGCGCCGATCGGCTCGTCGTCGCGCTCGGCGGGCGTCATGCCATTCGTCGGAATCACGCTCTTCGCTCCTCTGACCGGCGGCGAAAGGCGTCACCGGTTCTCCATGTCGGTCGACATCGGAGTCCGGTATCTACCCGAAGGTTTTCAGGCTTTCCCCCCGAACGTCATCGAAGGGCGCCCACTCCGAGGGGGAGAAGGCACCGAGCCCGAGCTCACCCCCGTGGCCGACGGCGCGCCCCTCGCGGCTCGGCGATGGCTCGCCGCCGCGCGCGACGAGCACGCATCGATCGCCACTTTCGGAAGGCTCGCCCTCGAGCTGCTCGATCTCGGCGCGGAGGCCGACCTCGTACGGCGCGCCCACGCCGCCGCGCTCGACGAGATCCGTCACGCCGAGGCCTGCCTTCGTTTGGCTTCCCGCCACGGCGCAGGCCAGGTCACCATCGCGCGGATGCCTGGCGTCGCGACCGTCGCACGAACCGCGAGCTGGCTCACGATCGCGCGCGAGGGGCTCGTGGACGGCGCCATCAACGAAGGGGTCGCCGCGGCGCGCCTCAGGGCCCGCGCCCGGGCCGCGGCGAGCGCAGAGGAGCGCGCCATCCTGACGCGAATCGCACGCGACGAAGCCCGCCACGCCCGGCTCGGCCTCGACCTCGTCCGCGACGCCCTCCGCGCGGATCCGTCGTCCGTACGACCTTGGCTCGAGGGGCTCCTCGCCGCGTCGACGCCCGAGGACGAGCGTCGCGGGAGCCGCGCCTCAGCCCCGCTAGTGCGGGTACGTGCCCGCGCGCTCACCGCCGTTCGAACCATGGTCCGTGAGACGACGGGCACAGCCCAGGCCGCCTGA